A stretch of DNA from Tsuneonella amylolytica:
GCTTGCGGTGCAGTGCGCTGCGCTCCATTCCGATGAAGCTCGCGGTCTTGGAGATGTTGCCCGAGAAGCGCCGGATCTGGATCGTGAGATACTCGCGTTCGAAGCTCTCGCGCGCCTCGCGCAGCGGCACGCCCATAAGCGCGGTTGCGCCCCCTCCCCCGCCGCCTTTGCCGCCCGATACCTCGCTCGGCAGCATGTCGGCCTCGACCGCGGACAGCCGTTCGCGGGGGGTCAGAATGATCGTGCGCTCGACCACGTTGCGCAGTTGGCGCACGTTGCCCGGCCAGTCGTAGGCTTGCAGGGCCGCAAGGGTTTCTTCCGTCAAAGTCGGCGGCGCGATGCCCTGTTCGGCGGCATAGCGGGTGAAGAAATGATCGGCGAGCGCGGGGATGTCGTCGCGGCGTTCGGCCAGCGAGGGGATCGTGACCGGCACCACGTTGAGCCGGTAGAATAGATCTTCGCGAAAGCGCTTCTCCTCCATCTCGCGCGCGAGATCACGCGACGACGAAGCGACCACGCGCACGTCCACGCCCAGTTGCCGGGTGCCGCCGACGCGCACGAAGCTCTGTTCGGTGAGGACCCGCAGGATGCGCGCCTGGGTCGACAGCGGCATGTCGGCCACTTCATCGAGATAGAGGGTACCGCCGTCGGCGAGTTCGAGCAGACCGGGGCGCACCAGTTTGCCGTCGGCTTCCTCGCCGAACAGCTCCTGCTCGAAACGTTCGGGCGTGATGCGCGCCGAGTTGACGATGACGAAGGCATTGTCCGCGCGCGGGCTCCAGGCATGGAGCAGTCGGGCCGCGACTTCCTTGCCGGCACCGGCGGGGCCGCTGATGAGCACCCGGCTGCCCGTACCCGCCACGCGTTTCAAAGTGGC
This window harbors:
- the ntrX gene encoding nitrogen assimilation response regulator NtrX, with the translated sequence MALDILIVDDERDIRELVAGVLSDEGYECRTAGDSTTALAAVDERRPSLVLLDVWLHGSQMDGLEVLDEIKKREPELPVIIFSGHGNIDTAVSAVSRGAMDFIEKPFEAEKLLLLVQRATETERLRRENTRLREGFGKGEEFTGNSAAINAVRATLKRVAGTGSRVLISGPAGAGKEVAARLLHAWSPRADNAFVIVNSARITPERFEQELFGEEADGKLVRPGLLELADGGTLYLDEVADMPLSTQARILRVLTEQSFVRVGGTRQLGVDVRVVASSSRDLAREMEEKRFREDLFYRLNVVPVTIPSLAERRDDIPALADHFFTRYAAEQGIAPPTLTEETLAALQAYDWPGNVRQLRNVVERTIILTPRERLSAVEADMLPSEVSGGKGGGGGGATALMGVPLREARESFEREYLTIQIRRFSGNISKTASFIGMERSALHRKLKLLGLGERRDDE